A genomic stretch from Canis lupus familiaris isolate Mischka breed German Shepherd chromosome 17, alternate assembly UU_Cfam_GSD_1.0, whole genome shotgun sequence includes:
- the ADGRF3 gene encoding adhesion G-protein coupled receptor F3 isoform X2, producing the protein MVCSAAPVLLLAMTLPLVGSPVAQASQPGQNQAGGELGQQLDQKSGASESALASVYVQMDFPDQTWPLALSGTLTLPLASASSSPGTLTGLSLTTECNVDHEGYSHCACLSGYQWNASVCSHHQACQMPHNHRPCGCLVFSPAEAGYCQLLPPAPGTLSPNSWVQTPGSTLNLTLVKNHETTDLDWFLRPPGSPTPILLQPGTHVSLTSSPGQAVLSILNVSHKWAGEYTCCFEAQGFRWELSQVVKVALQATDVTRLPDQLSILSSTCVGFQLTCCIPSTHLTYTASWSPEEGSRASSVDTPGSQCFVLTVQRCPAADTTYTCELQSPGLALLRVPISVTIIQDGDTTCPEDSSAVTWNVTKAGHVAHAPCPANRTGLVERTCGPDGAWEPVRSSCTRTELLALHHRAWLLQAGQGWPAAEVSQILAQLSEQVAVVSSPSDLLALLGTISLLAKVVVDTRIQLPHRALEALLKTTDKVLDMDTSSLWAPAQAQEPSAGSDLLLAVEILARSLCPRDHPFSFSLRNVRMQTQLLGPASPADYRASFSTQPPLQAHIPRRSLAPLGHNGTDISITSLVLQKLDHLLPSNYGQGLGSSLYATPGLVLAISIMAGGQAFNQGEVIMDFGGTDSTSHCVFWDHHLFQGKGGWSDEGCRVQSARANSTSQCICRHLTAFSILMSRNTVPENPTLELLSRVGLGASILALLVCLGVYRLVWRVVVQNKVAYLRHTALLNVVLCLLAADTCFLGAPLLPPGPRSPLCLAAAFLCHFLYLATFFWMLAQALMLAHQLLFVFRQLSKGRVLSLMVVLGYMCPMGFAGAALGLYLPRGQYLGEGACWLNGKGGALYAFVGPVLAIVGVNGLVLAMAVLKLLRPSLSEGPQVKKRHALLGVIKALLVLTPIFGLTWGLGLATLLEEVSIIPHYIFTILNTTQGVFILLFGCLMDKKVREALLERFCRTQSPNSTISLATYESHVPEHRGGRSEDARSPVPTPKLFKQKYREN; encoded by the exons ATGGTCTGTTCAGCTGCCCCCGTGCTACTCCTGGCCATGACTCTCCCACTGGTGGGGTCACCAGTAGCCCAAGCATCCCAACCT GGACAGAATCAGGCTGGAGGGGAACTGGGGCAGCAATTGGACCAAAAGAGTGGAGCAAGTG AATCAGCGCTGGCCTCGGTCTATGTACAGATGGACTTTCCAGATCAGACCTGGCCACTGGCACTCTCCGGGACCCTGACTCTGCCCcttgcctcagcttcctcttccccAGGAACTCTCACTGGCCTCAGCCTCACGACAG AGTGTAATGTCGACCACGAAGGCTACAGCCATTGCGCTTGCCTCTCTGGGTACCAGTGGAACGCCAGTGTCTGCTCCCATCACCAAGCCTGCCAGATGCCTCACAACCACAGGCCCTGTGGTTGTCTGGTCTTCAGCCCTGCAGAAGCCGGGTACTGCCAGTTGCTGCCACCTG cccccggAACACTGAGCCCCAACTCCTGGGTGCAGACGCCTGGCTCCACTCTCAATCTGACCCTCGTCAAGAACCATGAAACCACTGACCTGGACTGGTTCCTGCGGCCCCCGGGCAGCCCCACACCCATCCTCCTGCAGCCAGGGACACATGTGTCCCTGACCTCTAGCCCGGGCCAGGCTGTCCTCAGCATCCTCAATGTCTCCCATAAATGGGCAG GTGAGTACACGTGCTGCTTTGAGGCTCAGGGCTTCAGGTGGGAGCTGTCCCAGGTGGTGAAGGTGGCCCTGCAGGCGACAGATGTGACTCGGCTTCCAGACCAGCTCTCCATTCTCTCCTCCACCTGCGTTGGCTTCCAGCTGACCTGCTGCATCCCCAGCACACATCTGACCTACACAGCTTCCTGGAGTCCTGAAGAGGGCAGCAGAG CTTCCTCAGTGGACACGCCAGGCTCCCAGTGCTTTGTGTTGACCGTTCAGCGCTGCCCTGCGGCCGACACCACATACACCTGTGAGCTGCAGAGCCCAGGGCTGGCCCTTCTCAGGGTTCCCATCTCTGTCACCATCATCCAGG ATGGCGACACCACCTGCCCTGAGGACTCCTCAGCTGTCACCTGGAATGTCACCAAGGCTGGCCACGTGGCACACGCCCCGTGTCCGGCGAACAGGACGGGCTTGGTAGAGCGCACCTGTGGGCCTGATGGGGCGTGGGAGCCCGTGCGCAGCAGCTGCACACGCACAGAGCTTCTGGCCCTGCATCACAGAGCCTGG CTGCTACAGGCAGGCCAGGGCTGGCCTGCTGCGGAGGTGTCCCAGATCCTGGCACAGCTGTCGGAGCAGGTGGCAGTGGTGAGCTCGCCCTCTGACTTATTGGCGCTGCTGGGCACCATATCATTGCTGGCCAAGGTGGTGGTAGACACAAGAATACAGCTTCCCCACAGGGCCCTGGAG GCTCTCCTGAAGACCACAGACAAGGTCCTAGACATGGACACCAGCTCTCTGTGGGCCCCAGCACAGGCCCAGGAGCCCTCAGCGGGCTCAGATCTCCTGCTGGCCGTGGAGATCCTGGCACGTAGCCTGTGCCCACGGGATCACCCTTTCTCCTTCAGCTTGCGTAACGTGAGGATGCAGACCCAGCTCCTTGGACCTGCATCTCCTGCTGACTACAGAGCCTCCTTCTCCACTCAGCCCCCATTGCAGGCACACATTCCCAGACGCTCACTGGCCCCTCTGGGCCATAATGGAACGGACATCAGTATTACTAGCCTGGTACTGCagaaactggaccaccttctgCCCTCAAACTATGGACAAGGGCTGGGGAGCTCCCTCTATGCCACTCCTGGGCTGGTCCTCGCCATCTCCATCATGGCAGGCGGCCAGGCCTTCAACCAAGGGGAAGTTATCATGGATTTCGGGGGCACAGATAGCACTTCCCACTGTGTGTTCTGGGACCACCATCTCTTCCAGGGCAAGGGGGGCTGGTCAGACGAAGGGTGCCGGGTGCAGAGCGCCCGCGCCAACTCGACCTCTCAGTGTATCTGTAGGCACCTCACTGCCTTCTCCATCCTCATGTCCCGAAACACTGTTCCAGAAAACCCCACCCTGGAGCTGCTGAGTCGGGTGGGCCTGGGGGCCTCTATCCTGGCACTACTTGTGTGCCTGGGTGTGTACAGGCTGGTGTGGAGAGTGGTGGTGCAGAACAAAGTTGCCTACTTACGCCACACGGCTCTGCTCAACGTGGTGCTCTGCCTTTTGGCTGCTGACACCTGCTTCCTGGGAGCCCCACTGCTTCCTCCAGGGCCCCGAAGCCCACTCTGCCTGGCTGCCGCCTTCCTCTGTCACTTCCTCTACCTGGCCACCTTTTTCTGGATGCTGGCTCAGGCCCTGATGTTGGCTCACCAGCTGCTCTTCGTCTTCCGTCAGCTGTCCAAGGGCCGAGTGCTCTCCCTGATGGTGGTCCTCGGCTACATGTGCCCAATGGGGTTTGCAGGCGCTGCCCTGGGCCTCTACCTACCCCGAGGGCAatacctgggggagggggcatgcTGGCTGAATGGGAAGGGAGGGGCGCTCTATGCGTTTGTGGGGCCAGTGCTGGCCATCGTGGGTGTGAATGGGCTGGTACTAGCCATGGCTGTGCTGAAGCTCCTGAGACCTTCACTGTCCGAGGGGCCCCAGGTGAAGAAGCGCCATGCCCTTCTGGGGGTGATCAAAGCCCTGCTCGTTCTCACTCCCATCTTCGGCCTCACCTGGGGGCTGGGCCTGGCCACGCTGCTGGAGGAAGTCTCCATAATTCCTCACTACATCTTCACGATTCTCAACACCACCCAG GGTGTCTTCATCTTACTGTTTGGTTGCCTCATGGACAAGAAG GTACGAGAGGCTTTACTTGAACGCTTCTGCCGCACCCAATCCCCCAACTCCACCATCTCCCTG GCTACGTATGAATCCCACGTCCCAGAGCACCGTGGAGGAAGAAGTGAAGACGCCAG gtcacctgtccccacccctaAGCTATTCAAGCAAAAATATCGTGAAAACTAG
- the ADGRF3 gene encoding adhesion G-protein coupled receptor F3 isoform X7 produces MVCSAAPVLLLAMTLPLVGSPVAQASQPGQNQAGGELGQQLDQKSGASAAASASAPVESALASVYVQMDFPDQTWPLALSGTLTLPLASASSSPGTLTGLSLTTECNVDHEGYSHCACLSGYQWNASVCSHHQACQMPHNHRPCGCLVFSPAEAGYCQLLPPAPGTLSPNSWVQTPGSTLNLTLVKNHETTDLDWFLRPPGSPTPILLQPGTHVSLTSSPGQAVLSILNVSHKWAGEYTCCFEAQGFRWELSQVVKVALQATDVTRLPDQLSILSSTCVGFQLTCCIPSTHLTYTASWSPEEGSRASSVDTPGSQCFVLTVQRCPAADTTYTCELQSPGLALLRVPISVTIIQDGDTTCPEDSSAVTWNVTKAGHVAHAPCPANRTGLVERTCGPDGAWEPVRSSCTRTELLALHHRAWLLQAGQGWPAAEVSQILAQLSEQVAVVSSPSDLLALLGTISLLAKVVVDTRIQLPHRALEALLKTTDKVLDMDTSSLWAPAQAQEPSAGSDLLLAVEILARSLCPRDHPFSFSLRNVRMQTQLLGPASPADYRASFSTQPPLQAHIPRRSLAPLGHNGTDISITSLVLQKLDHLLPSNYGQGLGSSLYATPGLVLAISIMAGGQAFNQGEVIMDFGGTDSTSHCVFWDHHLFQGKGGWSDEGCRVQSARANSTSQCICRHLTAFSILMSRNTVPENPTLELLSRVGLGASILALLVCLGVYRLVWRVVVQNKVAYLRHTALLNVVLCLLAADTCFLGAPLLPPGPRSPLCLAAAFLCHFLYLATFFWMLAQALMLAHQLLFVFRQLSKGRVLSLMVVLGYMCPMGFAGAALGLYLPRGQYLGEGACWLNGKGGALYAFVGPVLAIVGVNGLVLAMAVLKLLRPSLSEGPQVKKRHALLGVIKALLVLTPIFGLTWGLGLATLLEEVSIIPHYIFTILNTTQGVFILLFGCLMDKKLGHSAPS; encoded by the exons ATGGTCTGTTCAGCTGCCCCCGTGCTACTCCTGGCCATGACTCTCCCACTGGTGGGGTCACCAGTAGCCCAAGCATCCCAACCT GGACAGAATCAGGCTGGAGGGGAACTGGGGCAGCAATTGGACCAAAAGAGTGGAGCAAGTG ccgctgcctctgcctctgctcctgtaGAATCAGCGCTGGCCTCGGTCTATGTACAGATGGACTTTCCAGATCAGACCTGGCCACTGGCACTCTCCGGGACCCTGACTCTGCCCcttgcctcagcttcctcttccccAGGAACTCTCACTGGCCTCAGCCTCACGACAG AGTGTAATGTCGACCACGAAGGCTACAGCCATTGCGCTTGCCTCTCTGGGTACCAGTGGAACGCCAGTGTCTGCTCCCATCACCAAGCCTGCCAGATGCCTCACAACCACAGGCCCTGTGGTTGTCTGGTCTTCAGCCCTGCAGAAGCCGGGTACTGCCAGTTGCTGCCACCTG cccccggAACACTGAGCCCCAACTCCTGGGTGCAGACGCCTGGCTCCACTCTCAATCTGACCCTCGTCAAGAACCATGAAACCACTGACCTGGACTGGTTCCTGCGGCCCCCGGGCAGCCCCACACCCATCCTCCTGCAGCCAGGGACACATGTGTCCCTGACCTCTAGCCCGGGCCAGGCTGTCCTCAGCATCCTCAATGTCTCCCATAAATGGGCAG GTGAGTACACGTGCTGCTTTGAGGCTCAGGGCTTCAGGTGGGAGCTGTCCCAGGTGGTGAAGGTGGCCCTGCAGGCGACAGATGTGACTCGGCTTCCAGACCAGCTCTCCATTCTCTCCTCCACCTGCGTTGGCTTCCAGCTGACCTGCTGCATCCCCAGCACACATCTGACCTACACAGCTTCCTGGAGTCCTGAAGAGGGCAGCAGAG CTTCCTCAGTGGACACGCCAGGCTCCCAGTGCTTTGTGTTGACCGTTCAGCGCTGCCCTGCGGCCGACACCACATACACCTGTGAGCTGCAGAGCCCAGGGCTGGCCCTTCTCAGGGTTCCCATCTCTGTCACCATCATCCAGG ATGGCGACACCACCTGCCCTGAGGACTCCTCAGCTGTCACCTGGAATGTCACCAAGGCTGGCCACGTGGCACACGCCCCGTGTCCGGCGAACAGGACGGGCTTGGTAGAGCGCACCTGTGGGCCTGATGGGGCGTGGGAGCCCGTGCGCAGCAGCTGCACACGCACAGAGCTTCTGGCCCTGCATCACAGAGCCTGG CTGCTACAGGCAGGCCAGGGCTGGCCTGCTGCGGAGGTGTCCCAGATCCTGGCACAGCTGTCGGAGCAGGTGGCAGTGGTGAGCTCGCCCTCTGACTTATTGGCGCTGCTGGGCACCATATCATTGCTGGCCAAGGTGGTGGTAGACACAAGAATACAGCTTCCCCACAGGGCCCTGGAG GCTCTCCTGAAGACCACAGACAAGGTCCTAGACATGGACACCAGCTCTCTGTGGGCCCCAGCACAGGCCCAGGAGCCCTCAGCGGGCTCAGATCTCCTGCTGGCCGTGGAGATCCTGGCACGTAGCCTGTGCCCACGGGATCACCCTTTCTCCTTCAGCTTGCGTAACGTGAGGATGCAGACCCAGCTCCTTGGACCTGCATCTCCTGCTGACTACAGAGCCTCCTTCTCCACTCAGCCCCCATTGCAGGCACACATTCCCAGACGCTCACTGGCCCCTCTGGGCCATAATGGAACGGACATCAGTATTACTAGCCTGGTACTGCagaaactggaccaccttctgCCCTCAAACTATGGACAAGGGCTGGGGAGCTCCCTCTATGCCACTCCTGGGCTGGTCCTCGCCATCTCCATCATGGCAGGCGGCCAGGCCTTCAACCAAGGGGAAGTTATCATGGATTTCGGGGGCACAGATAGCACTTCCCACTGTGTGTTCTGGGACCACCATCTCTTCCAGGGCAAGGGGGGCTGGTCAGACGAAGGGTGCCGGGTGCAGAGCGCCCGCGCCAACTCGACCTCTCAGTGTATCTGTAGGCACCTCACTGCCTTCTCCATCCTCATGTCCCGAAACACTGTTCCAGAAAACCCCACCCTGGAGCTGCTGAGTCGGGTGGGCCTGGGGGCCTCTATCCTGGCACTACTTGTGTGCCTGGGTGTGTACAGGCTGGTGTGGAGAGTGGTGGTGCAGAACAAAGTTGCCTACTTACGCCACACGGCTCTGCTCAACGTGGTGCTCTGCCTTTTGGCTGCTGACACCTGCTTCCTGGGAGCCCCACTGCTTCCTCCAGGGCCCCGAAGCCCACTCTGCCTGGCTGCCGCCTTCCTCTGTCACTTCCTCTACCTGGCCACCTTTTTCTGGATGCTGGCTCAGGCCCTGATGTTGGCTCACCAGCTGCTCTTCGTCTTCCGTCAGCTGTCCAAGGGCCGAGTGCTCTCCCTGATGGTGGTCCTCGGCTACATGTGCCCAATGGGGTTTGCAGGCGCTGCCCTGGGCCTCTACCTACCCCGAGGGCAatacctgggggagggggcatgcTGGCTGAATGGGAAGGGAGGGGCGCTCTATGCGTTTGTGGGGCCAGTGCTGGCCATCGTGGGTGTGAATGGGCTGGTACTAGCCATGGCTGTGCTGAAGCTCCTGAGACCTTCACTGTCCGAGGGGCCCCAGGTGAAGAAGCGCCATGCCCTTCTGGGGGTGATCAAAGCCCTGCTCGTTCTCACTCCCATCTTCGGCCTCACCTGGGGGCTGGGCCTGGCCACGCTGCTGGAGGAAGTCTCCATAATTCCTCACTACATCTTCACGATTCTCAACACCACCCAG GGTGTCTTCATCTTACTGTTTGGTTGCCTCATGGACAAGAAG TTGGGCCACTCTGCCCCTTCCTAG
- the ADGRF3 gene encoding adhesion G-protein coupled receptor F3 isoform X5: MVCSAAPVLLLAMTLPLVGSPVAQASQPGQNQAGGELGQQLDQKSGASAAASASAPVESALASVYVQMDFPDQTWPLALSGTLTLPLASASSSPGTLTGLSLTTECNVDHEGYSHCACLSGYQWNASVCSHHQACQMPHNHRPCGCLVFSPAEAGYCQLLPPAPGTLSPNSWVQTPGSTLNLTLVKNHETTDLDWFLRPPGSPTPILLQPGTHVSLTSSPGQAVLSILNVSHKWAGEYTCCFEAQGFRWELSQVVKVALQATDVTRLPDQLSILSSTCVGFQLTCCIPSTHLTYTASWSPEEGSRASSVDTPGSQCFVLTVQRCPAADTTYTCELQSPGLALLRVPISVTIIQDGDTTCPEDSSAVTWNVTKAGHVAHAPCPANRTGLVERTCGPDGAWEPVRSSCTRTELLALHHRAWLLQAGQGWPAAEVSQILAQLSEQVAVVSSPSDLLALLGTISLLAKVVVDTRIQLPHRALEALLKTTDKVLDMDTSSLWAPAQAQEPSAGSDLLLAVEILARSLCPRDHPFSFSLRNVRMQTQLLGPASPADYRASFSTQPPLQAHIPRRSLAPLGHNGTDISITSLVLQKLDHLLPSNYGQGLGSSLYATPGLVLAISIMAGGQAFNQGEVIMDFGGTDSTSHCVFWDHHLFQGKGGWSDEGCRVQSARANSTSQCICRHLTAFSILMSRNTVPENPTLELLSRVGLGASILALLVCLGVYRLVWRVVVQNKVAYLRHTALLNVVLCLLAADTCFLGAPLLPPGPRSPLCLAAAFLCHFLYLATFFWMLAQALMLAHQLLFVFRQLSKGRVLSLMVVLGYMCPMGFAGAALGLYLPRGQYLGEGACWLNGKGGALYAFVGPVLAIVGVNGLVLAMAVLKLLRPSLSEGPQVKKRHALLGVIKALLVLTPIFGLTWGLGLATLLEEVSIIPHYIFTILNTTQGVFILLFGCLMDKKVREALLERFCRTQSPNSTISLLGHSAPS, from the exons ATGGTCTGTTCAGCTGCCCCCGTGCTACTCCTGGCCATGACTCTCCCACTGGTGGGGTCACCAGTAGCCCAAGCATCCCAACCT GGACAGAATCAGGCTGGAGGGGAACTGGGGCAGCAATTGGACCAAAAGAGTGGAGCAAGTG ccgctgcctctgcctctgctcctgtaGAATCAGCGCTGGCCTCGGTCTATGTACAGATGGACTTTCCAGATCAGACCTGGCCACTGGCACTCTCCGGGACCCTGACTCTGCCCcttgcctcagcttcctcttccccAGGAACTCTCACTGGCCTCAGCCTCACGACAG AGTGTAATGTCGACCACGAAGGCTACAGCCATTGCGCTTGCCTCTCTGGGTACCAGTGGAACGCCAGTGTCTGCTCCCATCACCAAGCCTGCCAGATGCCTCACAACCACAGGCCCTGTGGTTGTCTGGTCTTCAGCCCTGCAGAAGCCGGGTACTGCCAGTTGCTGCCACCTG cccccggAACACTGAGCCCCAACTCCTGGGTGCAGACGCCTGGCTCCACTCTCAATCTGACCCTCGTCAAGAACCATGAAACCACTGACCTGGACTGGTTCCTGCGGCCCCCGGGCAGCCCCACACCCATCCTCCTGCAGCCAGGGACACATGTGTCCCTGACCTCTAGCCCGGGCCAGGCTGTCCTCAGCATCCTCAATGTCTCCCATAAATGGGCAG GTGAGTACACGTGCTGCTTTGAGGCTCAGGGCTTCAGGTGGGAGCTGTCCCAGGTGGTGAAGGTGGCCCTGCAGGCGACAGATGTGACTCGGCTTCCAGACCAGCTCTCCATTCTCTCCTCCACCTGCGTTGGCTTCCAGCTGACCTGCTGCATCCCCAGCACACATCTGACCTACACAGCTTCCTGGAGTCCTGAAGAGGGCAGCAGAG CTTCCTCAGTGGACACGCCAGGCTCCCAGTGCTTTGTGTTGACCGTTCAGCGCTGCCCTGCGGCCGACACCACATACACCTGTGAGCTGCAGAGCCCAGGGCTGGCCCTTCTCAGGGTTCCCATCTCTGTCACCATCATCCAGG ATGGCGACACCACCTGCCCTGAGGACTCCTCAGCTGTCACCTGGAATGTCACCAAGGCTGGCCACGTGGCACACGCCCCGTGTCCGGCGAACAGGACGGGCTTGGTAGAGCGCACCTGTGGGCCTGATGGGGCGTGGGAGCCCGTGCGCAGCAGCTGCACACGCACAGAGCTTCTGGCCCTGCATCACAGAGCCTGG CTGCTACAGGCAGGCCAGGGCTGGCCTGCTGCGGAGGTGTCCCAGATCCTGGCACAGCTGTCGGAGCAGGTGGCAGTGGTGAGCTCGCCCTCTGACTTATTGGCGCTGCTGGGCACCATATCATTGCTGGCCAAGGTGGTGGTAGACACAAGAATACAGCTTCCCCACAGGGCCCTGGAG GCTCTCCTGAAGACCACAGACAAGGTCCTAGACATGGACACCAGCTCTCTGTGGGCCCCAGCACAGGCCCAGGAGCCCTCAGCGGGCTCAGATCTCCTGCTGGCCGTGGAGATCCTGGCACGTAGCCTGTGCCCACGGGATCACCCTTTCTCCTTCAGCTTGCGTAACGTGAGGATGCAGACCCAGCTCCTTGGACCTGCATCTCCTGCTGACTACAGAGCCTCCTTCTCCACTCAGCCCCCATTGCAGGCACACATTCCCAGACGCTCACTGGCCCCTCTGGGCCATAATGGAACGGACATCAGTATTACTAGCCTGGTACTGCagaaactggaccaccttctgCCCTCAAACTATGGACAAGGGCTGGGGAGCTCCCTCTATGCCACTCCTGGGCTGGTCCTCGCCATCTCCATCATGGCAGGCGGCCAGGCCTTCAACCAAGGGGAAGTTATCATGGATTTCGGGGGCACAGATAGCACTTCCCACTGTGTGTTCTGGGACCACCATCTCTTCCAGGGCAAGGGGGGCTGGTCAGACGAAGGGTGCCGGGTGCAGAGCGCCCGCGCCAACTCGACCTCTCAGTGTATCTGTAGGCACCTCACTGCCTTCTCCATCCTCATGTCCCGAAACACTGTTCCAGAAAACCCCACCCTGGAGCTGCTGAGTCGGGTGGGCCTGGGGGCCTCTATCCTGGCACTACTTGTGTGCCTGGGTGTGTACAGGCTGGTGTGGAGAGTGGTGGTGCAGAACAAAGTTGCCTACTTACGCCACACGGCTCTGCTCAACGTGGTGCTCTGCCTTTTGGCTGCTGACACCTGCTTCCTGGGAGCCCCACTGCTTCCTCCAGGGCCCCGAAGCCCACTCTGCCTGGCTGCCGCCTTCCTCTGTCACTTCCTCTACCTGGCCACCTTTTTCTGGATGCTGGCTCAGGCCCTGATGTTGGCTCACCAGCTGCTCTTCGTCTTCCGTCAGCTGTCCAAGGGCCGAGTGCTCTCCCTGATGGTGGTCCTCGGCTACATGTGCCCAATGGGGTTTGCAGGCGCTGCCCTGGGCCTCTACCTACCCCGAGGGCAatacctgggggagggggcatgcTGGCTGAATGGGAAGGGAGGGGCGCTCTATGCGTTTGTGGGGCCAGTGCTGGCCATCGTGGGTGTGAATGGGCTGGTACTAGCCATGGCTGTGCTGAAGCTCCTGAGACCTTCACTGTCCGAGGGGCCCCAGGTGAAGAAGCGCCATGCCCTTCTGGGGGTGATCAAAGCCCTGCTCGTTCTCACTCCCATCTTCGGCCTCACCTGGGGGCTGGGCCTGGCCACGCTGCTGGAGGAAGTCTCCATAATTCCTCACTACATCTTCACGATTCTCAACACCACCCAG GGTGTCTTCATCTTACTGTTTGGTTGCCTCATGGACAAGAAG GTACGAGAGGCTTTACTTGAACGCTTCTGCCGCACCCAATCCCCCAACTCCACCATCTCCCTG TTGGGCCACTCTGCCCCTTCCTAG